In Trichoderma asperellum chromosome 1, complete sequence, a single window of DNA contains:
- a CDS encoding uncharacterized protein (EggNog:ENOG41~TransMembrane:2 (o588-607i652-673o)), translating into MQPFGDASGAPIPPITLTVGARGGSLQMPGLSNEMGGAPASPWHFSPQSQGGSTRSGSHPDLMNWATDAGPPQTRVGSWAESMQTDHLPDGIQRFRGLEQVLSPPNAPEMKPPPGSWTSITNDVNLVQHLLALYFCWEYPTFASLSKEHFLHDFQDGRHRYCSPILVNALLALGCRFSTQPMTRANPNDPYSSGDHFFKESQRLFNEEMDHHSLTTIQALGIMSIREASCGRDSESWYYAGQSIRLALEMGLHRIHDDDDEDELAVQSATFWGAFALDHAWSLATGSLPQCSSFPHLPPKPAIIGDIEASLWVPYTDDGAPLQRSCEQPSNVRSVYKCFCELSELVHQSLYVLHSPGRPLTARDLLNIYTQYLNWYDRIPEVLRLGHNFTPAVLFAHMYYHFAILLLFRPLIKLRIIGSKVSPRDVCSQAADAIQGLLTSYSQLYTLKRTPSFVPYFVLTSAIMHLAIGATGIGDEDAETSEEKMKKAAKIDPRVTDALNQGIADLTEMAPCHHFAEQALNILRFLAKKWNIEVNVDGDKMPPEDPDNLVRPYTSSLNFFAPNVRESDFMCGFGPSTESVDTLQTPSTKKSAETAENPLFWPFPMQGRPMLPTGKELEDAGFAKL; encoded by the exons ATGCAACCCTTTGGCGATGCTTCTGGTGCTCCTATTCCGCCAATAACCCTCACGGTAGGAGCTCGAGGCGGATCGCTGCAGATGCCTGGTCTAAGCAACGAGATGGGAGGAGCTCCGGCCAGTCCTTGGCACTTTTCGCCGCAAAGCCAGGGCGGCTCTACCAGAAGCGGCTCTCATCCCGACTTGATGAATTGGGCTACCGATGCAGGTCCGCCACAGACGCGAGTGGGTTCTTGGGCTGAGAGCATGCAGACCGACCATCTGCCCGATGGCATCCAGCGGTTTCGGGGGCTTGAGCAGGTACTATCGCCGCCCAACGCGCCTGAAATGAAGCCTCCTCCGGGGTCCTGGACCAGCATCACAAACGATGTGAATTTGGTCCAGCATTTGCTGGCGCTGTACTTTTGCTGGGAGTATCCCACCTTTGCGTCTCTCAGCAAGGAGCACTTCCTTCACGATTTCCAGGACGGAAGACACCGATACTGCTCACCAATCTTGGTCAATGCGCTGCTGGCCCTTGGCTGTCGATTTTCCACACAGCCCATGACGAGAGCCAACCCCAATGATCCCTACTCTTCCGGCGACCACTTCTTCAAGGAGAGCCAGCGACTGTTCAACGAGGAAATGGACCATCACTCGTTGACAACCATCCAGGCTCTGGGCATCATGTCAATTCGCGAGGCCAGCTGCGGCCGTGACTCTGAGAGCTGGTATTATGCCGGCCAAAGCATAAGGCTAGCCCTCGAGATGGGTTTGCATCGCATccatgacgacgacgacgaagacgaactTGCTGTTCAGTCTGCGACTTTTTGGGGGGCGTTTGCATTAGATCA TGCATGGTCTCTGGCCACCGGCTCGCTGCCGCAGTGCTCCTCTTTCCCTCATCTACCACCCAAGCCGGCCATCATCGGTGACATTGAAGCATCTCTTTGGGTACCGTATACCGACGACG GCGCGCCGCTACAGCGGTCGTGCGAGCAGCCGTCCAACGTGCGGTCAGTGTACAAGTGCTTTTGCGAGCTGAGTGAGCTTGTTCACCAGTCCCTCTACGTGCTCCATTCTCCAGGAAGGCCCCTTACAGCCCGGGACCTTTTGAATATTTACACGCAGTACCTGAACTGGTATGATCGGATACCCGAAGTTTTGAGGCTAGGCCATAATTTCACCCCGGCCGTCTTATTTGCGCA CATGTACTATCACTTTGCCATACTCCTCCTATTCAGACCCTTAATCAAGCTACGTATCATCGGCTCCAAGGTTTCGCCACGAGACGTCTGCTCGCAAGCTGCCGACGCCATCCAAGGCTTATTAACATCCTATTCTCAACTATATACACTAAAAAGAACGCCATCTTTTGTCCCTTACTTTGTTTTAACATCAGCTATTATGCACCTTGCCATAGGCGCTACCGGAATCGGCGACGAAGACGCTGAGACAagcgaagagaagatgaaaaaggcCGCCAAGATCGATCCGCGCGTGACGGATGCCCTTAACCAGGGTATCGCGGACCTCACAGAGATGGCGCCGTGTCACCACTTTGCCGAGCAGGCGCTGAATATTCTACGGTTTCTAGCTAAGAAATGGAACATCGAGGTCAATGTTGACGGCGACAAGATGCCGCCGGAGGACCCCGACAACCTAGTTAGGCCTTACACGAGCAGCCTCAACTTTTTCGCACCCAACGTTCGGGAGAGCGATTTCATGTGCGGCTTTGGGCCCAGCACAGAGAGTGTCGACACGCTTCAGACGCCCAGCACGAAGAAGTCGGCAGAGACGGCAGAGAATCCGCTCTTTTGGCCTTTTCCAATGCAAGGAAGACCAATGCTGCCTACCGGGAAAGAGTTGGAGGATGCAGGGTTTGCCAAGCTGTAG
- a CDS encoding uncharacterized protein (BUSCO:EOG092D1UWS), whose translation MDEEEQSRASSPTSDRDNEPDEVMEDADDGDREEEGDFDGENINEEEGSRREETENGGDETTTVVVTADDSQTATNSYSLSNSHADVDADTDYRVPPREHSSPEKKADSPELDELPTLYRTWRPKIRPEVYTARLYDIVPTMAAPMSTSINAMAITPDLRYWITGGADGYIRKYDGQGTINGKLALTVAQRHPFVDSVTKAGILMSYWPNEEPAAPGRSDQEHVLSSVYSLAVHSEALWLLSGLESGAINLQSVRHDEGKRISCLQKHTNAVSVLTLAPDERSVLSGAWDKNIFDWDLDTGSVKRSFDGNGGQISSIELRPASGAPIPADADEPLPSSTMATNNGAPMGRTSFIGADDNRGSNGQDKSITVAARGEDEIVVAASPAHESLFGGSDDAGSLFGETAGEQPFGHDDDEFGASMSMGAENDASMNHSVDATMAGLNSMETGDEVKSSEPVQSPSGADAMDVDTPHPDTTTSAATAAAVAPAPALGPGDTQVSAMSGISEPTELATDTDTIKAEESSQAPQEQEQPLESQSMADIAEQLKRSRSPMMLNSQPPPTQHEASQVSRTTFLSSAMDGTIRIWDRRVPNPVARINNRVGVPPWCMSACWSPDGNKIYAGRRNGTVEEFDIAKAKRGWEPERVLRFPAGSGAVSAVKPMVNGRHLVCASHDILRLYDLRETRAFKHSTVPFLIIPGPPRAGVISSLYIDPSSRFMLSAAGTRGWDGTNTEVLIGYEIHVESDA comes from the exons atggacgaagaggagcagTCGCGGGCAAGCTCGCCCACTTCCGACCGCGACAATGAGCCTGATGAGGTCATGGAAGATGCCGACGACGGCGAccgagaagaggaaggcgACTTTGACGGCGAGAACATCaacgaagaagagggaagtAGGAGGGAAGAGACGGAAAACGGTGGCGACGAGACCAcgacggtggtggtgacggcCGACGACAGCCAGACTGCGACCAACTCCTACTCGCTCTCGAACTCCCATGCCGACGTCGATGCCGACACCGACTACAGAGTCCCTCCCAGAGAGCATTCCTCGCCCGAGAAGAAAGCCGACTCGCCAGAGCTCGACGAGCTCCCGACTCTCTACCGAACATGGCGCCCCAAGATCCGACCTGAAGTCTACACAGCGCGGCTGTACGACATTGTGCCCACTATGGCCGCGCCCATGTCGACGAGCATCAACGCCATGGCCATCACGCCGGATCTGCGGTACTGGATCACGGGTGGAGCGGACGGGTACATACGCAAGTACGACGGGCAGGGGACCATCAACGGCAAACTGGCCTTGACGGTCGCACAGAGACACCCGTTTGTCGACTCGGTCACAAAGGCTGGCATTCTCATGTCGTACTGGCCCAACGAAGAACCCGCGGCACCGGGCCGCAGCGATCAGGAACATGTTCTCTCGTCTGTCTACTCGTTGGCCGTTCATTCAGAAGCGCTCTGGCTCCTGTCTGGGCTCGAGTCTGGCGCAATCAACCTGCAGAGCGTGCGCCACGACGAGGGGAAGAGGATATCATGTCTGCAGAAGCACACTAATGCAGTCAGCGTATTGACATTGGCGCCCGACGAGAGAAGCGTGCTCAGCGGGGCATGGGACAAGAACATCTTTGACTGGGATCTTGATACAGGCAGTGTGAAACGGAGCTTCGACGGTAACGGCGGCCAGATTTCATCTATTGAGCTGAGGCCTGCGAGCGGTGCCCCAATTCCTGCAGACGCCGACGAGCCTTTACCGTCAAGCACCATGGCTACCAATAACGGGGCGCCGATGGGGAGGACAAGTTTCATCGGGGCAGACGATAATAGAGGCTCCAACGGACAAGACAAATCAATCACTGTTGCAGCTAGAGGGGAAGATGAAATCGTCGttgcagcttctccagctcatgAAAGTCTTTTTGGGGGAAGCGATGACGCTGGTAGTCTGTTTGGCGAGACAGCGGGCGAGCAACCTTTTGggcatgatgatgacgaattTGGGGCTAGTATGAGTATGGGGGCAGAGAATGACGCGAGCATGAATCACTCAGTCGATGCAACCATGGCCGGCCTAAACAGTATGGAGACTGGAGATGAAGTCAAGTCATCAGAGCCCGTGCAATCGCCATCAGGAGCAGATGCCATGGATGTAGATACCCCACATCCAGATACTACTActtctgctgctactgctgctgctgttgctccaGCCCCAGCTTTGGGCCCTGGAGACACGCAAGTGTCAGCCATGTCAGGGATCTCAGAGCCGACAGAGCTGGCGACAGATACGGATACAATAAAAGCAGAGGAATCTAGCCAAGCACCGCAAGAGCAGGAGCAGCCTTTGGAAAGCCAATCCATGGCTGATATAGCTGAGCAACTCAAAAGATCGCGATCTCCAATGATGCTCAACTCGCAGCCGCCTCCTACGCAGCACGAAGCTTCGCAGGTATCACGTACGACTTTCTTGTCGTCAGCCATGGACGGCACAATTCGCATCTGGGATCGCCGAGTGCCCAATCCTGTAGCGAGAATCAACAACCGCGTCGGTGTGCCGCCTTGGTGCATGAGCGCTTGCTGGAGCCCAGACGGCAACAAGATTTATGCGGGTAGGCGCAATGGAACGGTAGAAGAGTTCGACAtagcaaaggcaaagagaggaTGGGAGCCAGAGAGGGTACTGCGGTTTCCAGCGGGAAGTGGTGCAGTGAGCGCAGTCAAGCCCATGGTCAATGGACGACATCTAGTCTG TGCCTCGCATGATATCCTCCGACTGTATGACTTGCGCGAAACTCGTGCCTTCAAGCACTCAACCGTGCCGTTTCTCATCATCCCAGGACCTCCCAGGGCCGGTGTCATCTCGAGTCTGTACATCGACCCATCGAGCAGGTTCATGCTCAGTGCAGCGGGCACAAGAGGATGGGATGGAACGAATACAGAAGTGCTCATCGGATATGAGATTCACGTCGAGTCTGATGCTTGA
- a CDS encoding uncharacterized protein (EggNog:ENOG41): MDLTVQSHQLHQLSQPQQNSHTHPHPPQSQMMSQFSQPHMQQQQQQQQQQQQQQQQHLQQLQQQQQQQQQQHHHQQQHQQQQQIESASAQDVLVEARKNLQVLIDFGLSKDLLHQWVDQNLATSGSPPAAAATPIPSPLLSHPASSPSHQHLQSPQASVLAPPPPPSVSSAVLSSPVASLSTSSAATSPIPVSSSTTAPSPGTGAPPSIAIIKTEPSSFADDVTRAWAAVNVNGLPPQQATAGQIQQVSRIAPAGAPGVVKSDPSAFISPSMSYLNHRPRISVSSTSSGSSGHASLWSVNSGRSSMSWASASSRSLPMTPSPSSANKTNIYWCTSCETSFKRKYDWKRHEDEFHERWRKYPCPEPGCNRSFWGSNSFNQHHKQCHGCKTCPHAEKVVRFLRKRKYWACGFCSALHPARERHVEHVARHFESGLGKADWMHSRVIYGLLHQPLIHNAWDAMVTGKQAEFGGRRPQFSWHPSKTGRAQGFLEKENPGQLQDLLEFFSGDESEAQWIVGIAFDLSDMAFSNAQPSPQPQFSPTGNAMVSPSGYPQQQADARMSFATPLPSQTPQQMLASPGAPNAFNSTPYRNPSAFVPSQAFPSGQQQSSHLDKRELPPVPQGPTPPMTEGMMDFEYSPNPVIFEDWESIASSTFLDTSAHQQQQQQQPDQTTGWGMGPFYSDPNVN, translated from the coding sequence ATGGATCTCACGGTTCAGTCTCACCAGCTCCACCAGCTGAGCCAGCCTCAGCAGAATTCGCATACTCATCCGCATCCTCCACAGTCTCAGATGATGTCTCAGTTCTCGCAGCCTCAtatgcagcaacaacagcagcagcaacagcaacaacagcaacagcaacaacaacatcttcaacaattgcaacaacaacagcagcagcagcagcaacaacaccaccaccaacagcaacaccaacaacagcagcaaatcgAATCGGCCAGCGCCCAAGACGTCCTCGTTGAAGCCCGCAAGAACCTCCAAGTCCTCATCGACTTTGGCCTCTCCAAAGACCTTCTCCATCAGTGGGTTGACCAGAATCTCGCCACGTCCGGCTCTCCGccagccgctgccgccacgcCCATCCCATCGCCGTTGCTGTCTCACCCTGCTTCCTCCCCCTCGCATCAGCATCTGCAGTCTCCCCAGGCTTCGGTTCTCGctcctccaccgccgcctTCGGTCTCTTCCGCCGTCCTCAGTTCTCCCGTCGCGTCTCTCTCAACATCGTCGGCCGCTACTTCGCCTATTCCAGTCTCCAGCTCTACCACAGCTCCTTCTCCTGGAACCGGCGCACCTCCTTCCATCGCCATAATCAAAACAGAGCCATCGTCCTTCGCCGATGATGTGACCAGAGCCTGGGCAGCCGTTAATGTAAATGGACTGCCGCCGCAACAGGCCACAGCTGGCCAGATCCAGCAGGTTTCACGGATAGCTCCGGCTGGTGCTCCTGGCGTCGTGAAATCAGACCCCTCCGCCTTCATCTCGCCTTCCATGTCGTATCTCAACCACCGCCCTCGAATCTCcgtctcctccaccagctcAGGATCCTCTGGCCATGCCTCTCTATGGTCCGTCAATTCCGGACGATCATCCATGTCGTGGGCATCAGCGTCGTCTCGATCACTGCCTATgactccttctccctcttcagcCAATAAGACAAACATCTACTGGTGCACCTCGTGTGAGACAAGTTTCAAGCGCAAGTACGACTGGAAGCGTCACGAAGACGAGTTCCACGAGCGCTGGAGGAAATATCCCTGCCCCGAGCCTGGCTGCAACCGCAGCTTCTGGGGCTCCAACTCGTTCAACCAGCATCATAAGCAGTGCCACGGCTGCAAGACGTGTCCTCATGCTGAAAAGGTCGTCAGATTCCTGCGCAAGCGCAAGTACTGGGCCTGTGGCTTCTGCTCTGCCCTGCATCCTGCACGAGAGCGTCACGTTGAGCATGTTGCCAGGCATTTCGAGTCTGGTCTGGGCAAGGCTGACTGGATGCACTCTCGCGTCATCTACGGTCTGCTGCACCAGCCGCTCATCCACAATGCCTGGGACGCCATGGTGACGGGCAAGCAAGCTGAGTTTGGTGGACGCCGTCCGCAGTTCAGTTGGCATCCGAGCAAGACGGGGCGTGCTCAAGGCTTCTTAGAGAAGGAGAATCCAGGCCAGCTCCAGGACCTGCTCGAGTTCTTCTCCGGCGACGAAAGCGAGGCACAGTGGATTGTGGGAATAGCCTTTGACCTGTCTGACATGGCCTTTTCAAATGCTCAGCCATCACCGCAGCCGCAGTTTTCACCCACGGGCAATGCCATGGTTTCTCCATCGGGCTATCCGCAACAGCAGGCAGATGCTCGCATGTCCTTTGCCACACCGCTGCCGTCGCAGACACCGCAGCAGATGCTCGCTTCTCCTGGCGCACCAAACGCCTTTAACTCAACCCCTTACCGAAACCCCTCTGCCTTTGTTCCGTCACAGGCATTCCCCTCAGGACAGCAGCAGTCTTCTCATCTTGATAAGCGCGAGCTGCCGCCTGTTCCTCAGGGTCCAACTCCCCCTATGACAGAGGGCATGATGGACTTTGAATATTCGCCCAATCCCGTCATTTTTGAGGACTGGGAGAGCATCGCTAGCTCAACCTTTCTAGACACATCAGctcaccaacagcagcagcaacagcaacctGACCAAACCACTGGCTGGGGGATGGGCCCATTTTATAGCGATCCTAATGTCAATTGA
- a CDS encoding uncharacterized protein (EggNog:ENOG41~TransMembrane:2 (o389-408i453-474o)), producing MEEDLGTPSGQSQPSTSGGTGSGTTPQSQSGPPASSALLQLSKRRRGLGVVTPNACTECRKKRAKCDGQKPCGRCKSQKDVECVYEIPVRQSKEHLRNEIENLRLRQRSSDQVFAALIRPQLWEEVLARLRGGQTVESISEWLTSLPPSGPTASSAYAHTGPSLGTGGGAGGGHDISSMQPFGDASGAPIPPITLTVGARGGSLQMPGLSNEMGGAPASPWHFSPQSQGGSTRSGSHPDLMNWATDAGPPQTRVGSWAESMQTDHLPDGIQRFRGLEQVLSPPNAPEMKPPPGSWTSITNDVNLVQHLLALYFCWEYPTFASLSKEHFLHDFQDGRHRYCSPILVNALLALGCRFSTQPMTRANPNDPYSSGDHFFKESQRLFNEEMDHHSLTTIQALGIMSIREASCGRDSESWYYAGQSIRLALEMGLHRIHDDDDEDELAVQSATFWGAFALDHAWSLATGSLPQCSSFPHLPPKPAIIGDIEASLWVPYTDDGEDRTTTFGVDLQGLPTNISEGAPLQRSCEQPSNVRSVYKCFCELSELVHQSLYVLHSPGRPLTARDLLNIYTQYLNWYDRIPEVLRLGHNFTPAVLFAHMYYHFAILLLFRPLIKLRIIGSKVSPRDVCSQAADAIQGLLTSYSQLYTLKRTPSFVPYFVLTSAIMHLAIGATGIGDEDAETSEEKMKKAAKIDPRVTDALNQGIADLTEMAPCHHFAEQALNILRFLAKKWNIEVNVDGDKMPPEDPDNLVRPYTSSLNFFAPNVRESDFMCGFGPSTESVDTLQTPSTKKSAETAENPLFWPFPMQGRPMLPTGKELEDAGFAKL from the exons ATGGAGGAGGATCTGGGCACGCCGTCGGGCCAGAGCCAGCCCAGCACCAGCGGCGGCACTGGAAGCGGCACGACGCCGCAGTCGCAGTCTGGGCCGCCGGCGTCGAGTgccttgctgcagctgtcgAAGCGCAGACGCGGGCTGGGGGTGGTGACGCCCAATGCCTGCACGGAATGTCGCAAGAAGCGTGCCAAG TGTGACGGACAGAAACCTTGCGGCCGCTGCAAGTCCCAAAAGGACGTGGAATGCGTTTACGAGATACCCGTGCGCCAGTCAAAAGAACATCTGCGCAATGAGATTGAGAATCTGCGCTTGCGCCAGCGCTCCAGCGACCAGGTCTTTGCCGCTCTGATACGGCCGCAGCTATGGGAGGAAGTGCTGGCGCGTCTTCGCGGAGGCCAGACCGTGGAGAGCATCTCCGAGTGGCTTACAAGTCTTCCACCAAGCGGGCCTACAGCAAGCTCGGCATATGCGCATACTGGCCCTAGCCTAGGtactggtggtggtgccggcgGCGGTCATGATATATCTTCGATGCAACCCTTTGGCGATGCTTCTGGTGCTCCTATTCCGCCAATAACCCTCACGGTAGGAGCTCGAGGCGGATCGCTGCAGATGCCTGGTCTAAGCAACGAGATGGGAGGAGCTCCGGCCAGTCCTTGGCACTTTTCGCCGCAAAGCCAGGGCGGCTCTACCAGAAGCGGCTCTCATCCCGACTTGATGAATTGGGCTACCGATGCAGGTCCGCCACAGACGCGAGTGGGTTCTTGGGCTGAGAGCATGCAGACCGACCATCTGCCCGATGGCATCCAGCGGTTTCGGGGGCTTGAGCAGGTACTATCGCCGCCCAACGCGCCTGAAATGAAGCCTCCTCCGGGGTCCTGGACCAGCATCACAAACGATGTGAATTTGGTCCAGCATTTGCTGGCGCTGTACTTTTGCTGGGAGTATCCCACCTTTGCGTCTCTCAGCAAGGAGCACTTCCTTCACGATTTCCAGGACGGAAGACACCGATACTGCTCACCAATCTTGGTCAATGCGCTGCTGGCCCTTGGCTGTCGATTTTCCACACAGCCCATGACGAGAGCCAACCCCAATGATCCCTACTCTTCCGGCGACCACTTCTTCAAGGAGAGCCAGCGACTGTTCAACGAGGAAATGGACCATCACTCGTTGACAACCATCCAGGCTCTGGGCATCATGTCAATTCGCGAGGCCAGCTGCGGCCGTGACTCTGAGAGCTGGTATTATGCCGGCCAAAGCATAAGGCTAGCCCTCGAGATGGGTTTGCATCGCATccatgacgacgacgacgaagacgaactTGCTGTTCAGTCTGCGACTTTTTGGGGGGCGTTTGCATTAGATCA TGCATGGTCTCTGGCCACCGGCTCGCTGCCGCAGTGCTCCTCTTTCCCTCATCTACCACCCAAGCCGGCCATCATCGGTGACATTGAAGCATCTCTTTGGGTACCGTATACCGACGACGGTGAGGACCGAACGACTACTTTTGGGGTTGATTTACAAGGGCTGCCTACTAACATCTCCGAAGGCGCGCCGCTACAGCGGTCGTGCGAGCAGCCGTCCAACGTGCGGTCAGTGTACAAGTGCTTTTGCGAGCTGAGTGAGCTTGTTCACCAGTCCCTCTACGTGCTCCATTCTCCAGGAAGGCCCCTTACAGCCCGGGACCTTTTGAATATTTACACGCAGTACCTGAACTGGTATGATCGGATACCCGAAGTTTTGAGGCTAGGCCATAATTTCACCCCGGCCGTCTTATTTGCGCA CATGTACTATCACTTTGCCATACTCCTCCTATTCAGACCCTTAATCAAGCTACGTATCATCGGCTCCAAGGTTTCGCCACGAGACGTCTGCTCGCAAGCTGCCGACGCCATCCAAGGCTTATTAACATCCTATTCTCAACTATATACACTAAAAAGAACGCCATCTTTTGTCCCTTACTTTGTTTTAACATCAGCTATTATGCACCTTGCCATAGGCGCTACCGGAATCGGCGACGAAGACGCTGAGACAagcgaagagaagatgaaaaaggcCGCCAAGATCGATCCGCGCGTGACGGATGCCCTTAACCAGGGTATCGCGGACCTCACAGAGATGGCGCCGTGTCACCACTTTGCCGAGCAGGCGCTGAATATTCTACGGTTTCTAGCTAAGAAATGGAACATCGAGGTCAATGTTGACGGCGACAAGATGCCGCCGGAGGACCCCGACAACCTAGTTAGGCCTTACACGAGCAGCCTCAACTTTTTCGCACCCAACGTTCGGGAGAGCGATTTCATGTGCGGCTTTGGGCCCAGCACAGAGAGTGTCGACACGCTTCAGACGCCCAGCACGAAGAAGTCGGCAGAGACGGCAGAGAATCCGCTCTTTTGGCCTTTTCCAATGCAAGGAAGACCAATGCTGCCTACCGGGAAAGAGTTGGAGGATGCAGGGTTTGCCAAGCTGTAG